From Heptranchias perlo isolate sHepPer1 unplaced genomic scaffold, sHepPer1.hap1 HAP1_SCAFFOLD_54, whole genome shotgun sequence, one genomic window encodes:
- the LOC137315222 gene encoding probable G-protein coupled receptor 139 — MGQNLRTIDWNVTTIFRDLPDWSNPFWTIQYLYEYYDSLSLEDRIYFAILGIEVIYYPVLAAAGVSVNFVTIVILSRGTCGLSKCVTRYLVAMAAADLLVVIIDLILRHIPIVYPAQFDFRFFIPVCNIHAVLLFAGTDCSVWLTVTFTFDRFVAICCQKLKIKYCTEKTASVVLGTVAVLSCLKNISWYFMFTGLYTPRNSPWFCDITDNVLTSPVWGAIEFIHNILTPGVPFVLVLLLNAFTVRHILFASRARRRLRNHSSGESPRDPEMVSRRKAIILLFAISGNFILLWVVFMVFTIWHRMWFLGFRSIFLPVFVQELGFILQLLSCCTNTCIYAVTQSKFRKQLKNMVKYPFILIVKFIK; from the exons atgggtcagaatctgagaacaatagattggaatgttacaacaattttTCGGGATCTTCCAGATTGGAGCAATCCATTCTGGACTATTCAATACCTGTATGAATATTATGATTCACTATCATTAGAGGATCGGATATATTTTGCGATTTTGGGTATAGAAGTAATTTACTACCCCGTCCTCGCTGCTGCCGGTGTCTCTG ttaactttgtgacgattgtgatcctgtctcggggaacgtgcggtctctccaaatgtgtcactcgctacctggtggccatggcagcggcggatctattggtcgttatcatcgatctgatactCAGACACATTCCAATTGTTTATCCTGCACAGTTTGATTTCAGGTTCTTcattcccgtgtgtaatatccacgccgtcctgcttttcgcAGGCACAGATTGTTCTGTCTGGCTCACGgtaactttcacctttgatcgatttgtggccatttgttgtcagaagctgaaaattaaatattgcaccgagaaaacggcatctgtggttctcggaacagtggctgtgctgagctgtttaaagaacatctcctggtactttatgttcacTGGTCTATATACCCCGCGTAATTCCCCCTGGTTTTGCGATATAACAGACAATGTTCTAACTTCCCCGGTGTGGGGAGCAATTGAATTTATTCATAATATTCTCACCCCTGGGGTCCCATTTGTTCtggttctgctgctcaatgctttcaccgtcagGCACATTTTATttgccagcagagcccgcaggagactccggaatcacagcagtggggagagtcccagagacccagagatggtgagcAGAAGGAAagccatcattttactgtttgctaTATCAGGGAACTTTATACTGTTATGGGTGGTGTTTATGGTGTTTACTATATGGCACAGGATGTGGTTTTTGGGTTTTCGGTCTATATTTCTACCTGTgtttgtacaagaactgggattcattctccagctcctgagttgctgcacaaacacttgtatttatgcggTGACACAGTCTAAATTCAGAAAGCAGTTGAAGAatatggtgaaatatcccttcattctaattgttaaattcatcaAATAA